The following proteins come from a genomic window of Coffea arabica cultivar ET-39 chromosome 11c, Coffea Arabica ET-39 HiFi, whole genome shotgun sequence:
- the LOC140004412 gene encoding putative late blight resistance protein homolog R1A-4 — protein sequence MPRQIEALYRSSSAEDFIGNKVRDALYKFLVNAMLFKAKALVLKLLDSDASLIVPMKRQIGTLHEALVFLIESTLNQPKENEEDEKQILTYIEAVAARVISLCNSFSADQTTEEAVTKMDFWLSDSLEIIQLLTPKFKELYLQIPRLHFPKTPQLGFVEFLLQKLRQLLRQKLDSVQHEHEDLRTHLIVLAYEAECVIDSIVIGGSAEWNHLPWLYHVSQEIRHMKMQVIDLHEKESCDVGNCIAPQTLWPSLPQASITNIEEGVVVLNDQQQVLIDKLTRGSSRRDVVSIVGMPGIGKTTLAFKVYNDPEVVCYFHIRAWCRVSQAYSRRSLLLDILRHIIELNDTILAMSNEGLDLVLYKHLKKNRYLIFMDDMWSIRAWDDFKISFPDDGNGSRILMTSRLCDVVSKVTPECNLLSLRLLSDDESWELLKLKIFHQESYPEELFEVGTEIARNCKGLPLSVVAIAGILNSTSKEYESWKQIAESLDSLIVGDQQTRCMDILELSYKNLPGDLKACFLYFTALEEDKEISVSKLIRLWMAEGFIQKEASNSLEGLAKDYLMDLIGRSLIIVTKRRSMRGSKHVGFTTLCVACACYSMTYEKYRLCVHASRKHFFMSRPSGPDVRSLLFYATTDTYPRCPYDILFISKNFKLLKVLDWECVNMGTSFANGIELLVQLHYLAVGGDIDSIPSSLANLQNLETFLVKGLKGKGTCRGNIKGLPNLQKLSCIFSKSWDNSKKCNQFPRLEDMTHLESLKISYIGRSVSSGEFCFPLSLRKLTLSTFFLRWDHISTIGCLENLEVLKLLSITFESTQWEMQDGEFPELKFLKLHNSNIVDWNASCDHLPNLQKLVLQKCDNLREVPIDFVDITTLQVIEVQRCGDSVEESVRRLKEEEQIRYGTEHLKVLIHH from the exons ATGCCTAGGCAGATCGAAGCTCTCTATCGATCCTCTTCGGCTGAGGACTTCATAGGAAACAAGGTAAGAGATGCACTTTACAAGTTTCTTGTGAATGCTAtgcttttcaaggcaaaggCACTTGTACTGAAGCTGTTGGACAGTGATGCAAGTTTGATAGTCCCCATGAAGCGCCAGATTGGAACTCTTCACGAGGCACTAGTATTTTTGATAGAATCAACCCTCAATCAGCCAAAGGAAAATGAGGAGGATGAGAAGCAGATCTTGACATATATTGAAGCAGTTGCTGCTAGAGTTATCTCTCTCTGTAATTCATTTTCAGCTGATCAAACCACAGAAGAAGCAGTTACGAAAATGGACTTTTGGCTTTCTGATTCGCTAGAAATAATTCAGCTTTTGACTCCAAAGTTCAAAGAGCTTTATCTTCAAATTCCCAGGTTACATTTCCCCAAGACTCCTCAACTTGGCTTCGTTGAATTTCTTTTGCAAAAGCTAAGACAGCTGCTAAGGCAAAAGCTTGATTCAGTTCAGCAT GAACATGAAGATCTTCGTACACATCTTATTGTTCTGGCATATGAGGCAGAATGTGTCATTGACTCAATTGTGATTGGGGGTTCTGCTGAATGGAACCATTTACCGTGGCTTTATCATGTTTCACAAGAGATTAGACATATGAAGATGCAGGTCATAGATCTTCATGAGAAGGAGAGCTGTGACGTTGGTAATTGCATTGCCCCCCAGACATTATGGCCTTCATTACCACAGGCTAGTATCACAAACATTGAGGAAGGGGTGGTGGTTCTAAATGATCAGCAACAAGTTCTAATCGATAAACTTACCAGAGGATCGTCGCGGAGAGATGTTGTGTCCATAGTTGGAATGCCAGGAATTGGCAAGACCACTTTGGCTTTCAAAGTGTATAATGATCCTGAAGTTGTTTGCTACTTCCATATTCGTGCATGGTGTCGTGTTTCACAAGCATACAGTAGAAGAAGTTTGTTGCTCGATATTCTAAGACACATTATTGAGCTTAATGATACTATCCTTGCCATGAGCAATGAAGGTTTGGACTTGGTGCTGTATAAACATTTGAAGAAAAATCGTTATCTCATCTTTATGGATGATATGTGGAGCATTAGGGCATGGGATGACTTCAAGATCTCATTTCCAGATGATGGAAATGGAAGTAGGATTCTGATGACAAGTCGTCTTTGCGATGTGGTCTCAAAAGTAACACCTGAATGCAATCTTCTTAGTCTTCGTCTACTCTCTGATGATGAAAGCTGGGAGTTACTAAAGTTGAAGATATTTCATCAGGAAAGCTATCCTGAAGAACTATTTGAAGTTGGAACAGAAATTGCTAGAAATTGCAAGGGACTTCCACTTTCTGTTGTTGCAATAGCCGGTATTCTTAACAGTACAAGCAAGGAATATGAATCGTGGAAACAAATTGCAGAAAGCTTAGACTCATTGATAGTTGGTGATCAACAAACTCGCTGCATGGACATCTTAGAACTGAGTTACAAGAATTTGCCAGGTGATTTGAAAGCATGTTTCCTTTACTTTACAGCGTTGGAAGAGGACAAGGAGATTTCTGTTTCTAAATTGATAAGGCTATGGATGGCCGAAGGGTTTATACAGAAAGAAGCTTCGAACAGCTTAGAGGGTCTTGCCAAGGATTACCTGATGGATTTGATCGGTAGAAGCTTGATAATTGTTACCAAAAGAAGATCAATGAGGGGGTCAAAGCATGTCGGGTTCACGACATTGTGCGTTGCTTGTGCTTGTT ATTCCATGACATACGAGAAATATCGATTATGTGTTCATGCAAGTCGAaagcacttttttatgtcaAGGCCTTCTGGTCCAGATGTTCGTTCTCTGCTGTTTTATGCCACCACTGATACATACCCAAGATGCCCTTATGATATTTTGTTCATTTCTAAAAACTTTAAGCTTCTTAAGGTGCTGGATTGGGAATGTGTCAACATGGGTACTTCCTTTGCCAATGGAATAGAGTTACTTGTTCAGTTGCATTATCTGGCAGTTGGTGGTGATATAGACTCTATTCCCTCATCATTAGCCAACTTACAGAATCTGGAAACGTTTCTTGTGAAGGGACTGAAAGGTAAG GGAACATGCAGAGGAAATATTAAGGGGTTGCCCAATCTTCAAAAATTAAGTtgtattttttcaaaatcatggGATAATTCCAAGAAGTGCAACCAATTTCCAAGGTTGGAGGATATGACTCATTTGGAGTCACTCAAGATATCATACATCGGTAGGAGTGTTAGTAGTGGCGAATTTTGCTTCCCCTTGAGTCTTAGAAAGTTGACTTTATCAACTTTCTTCTTGCGGTGGGATCACATTTCGACAATTGGCTGTCTGGAAAACCTCGAGGTTCTAAAGTTACTTTCTATAACTTTTGAGAGCACGCAATGGGAGATGCAAGATGGAGAATTCCCTGAACTCAAATTCTTGAAATTACATAACTCAAACATTGTTGACTGGAATGCCTCCTGTGACCATTTGCCTAATCTTCAGAAGTTAGTGCTGCAGAAATGTGATAATCTCAGGGAGGTTCCTATCGATTTTGTGGACATAACTACCTTGCAAGTAATTGAAGTGCAGCGGTGTGGAGATTCTGTTGAAGAATCGGTCAGAAGACTCAAGGAGGAGGAGCAAATACGATATGGAACTGAGCATTTGAAGGTCCTTATCCACCATTAA